A genome region from Sphingobacteriaceae bacterium GW460-11-11-14-LB5 includes the following:
- a CDS encoding valine--tRNA ligase, whose translation MSISTKYNPAETEDKWYSYWLSKKFFHSEPDEREPYTIVIPPPNVTGVLHMGHMLNNTIQDVLIRKARMQGKNACWVPGTDHASIATEAKVVAMLKEQGINKKDLSREEFLKYAWEWKEKYGGIILEQLKKLGASCDWDRTRFTMEEDLSEAVIDSFIHLYKKGWIYRGIRMVNWDPAGKTAVSDEEVIRKEVNQKLYYIKYLISGTEDQFLTIATTRPETIMADAAICINPNDERFMHLKGKKVFVPLVNHEIPVIEDEYVDIEFGTGCLKVTPAHDLNDYELGVKHNLPVTDILNDDGTLNELAVILVGEDRFVARKKIAKMLEEAGHLEKVEDYKSQVGFSERTDAAIEPKLSMQWFVKMKEMAQPALDDVLNGEVNLIPNKFENTYRHWMENVRDWNISRQLWWGQRIPAWYDDKGNWVVAKTKDEALEEFWKKKHLDESCSETEKAGFKHQLEPFLRQDDDVMDTWFSSWLWPISVFDGFKNPENKDINYYYPTNDLVTAPEILFFWVARMIMAGHEFMGKKPFTNVYLTGIVRDKLGRKMSKSLGNSPDPIGLIEKYGADAVRVGMLMSSPAGNDLMFDESYCEQGRNFASKIWNAFRLVKGWEVDDNLANPNTQAIAWFENRFNEALVEIEANFKQYRLSEALMITYKLVWDDFCAWYLEMVKPAYQQPIDAESYKATIAFFENIIKLLHPNMPFITEELWHDDLFAGRGEMDCCIVAEFPKGGTFDEKLLKDAEVIKTVVAEIRNVRNQKQISPKEALPLSIKINSDLDYEKWLNIVFKLANVSEAEIVNDKIVGATAFMAGKDEFFIPLTENVDIEAERERLNADLIYLQGFLKSVDAKLSNERFVQNAKPEIIANERNKKADAEAKIKIIEESLAVLG comes from the coding sequence ATGAGCATATCCACCAAGTACAATCCTGCAGAAACAGAAGATAAATGGTATAGCTATTGGCTATCGAAGAAATTTTTTCACTCAGAACCCGATGAGCGCGAACCTTACACCATCGTCATTCCACCGCCAAACGTAACGGGTGTGCTGCACATGGGGCATATGCTTAACAATACCATTCAGGACGTTTTAATCCGTAAAGCCCGTATGCAAGGCAAAAATGCTTGTTGGGTTCCCGGAACTGACCACGCCTCTATTGCTACTGAAGCAAAGGTTGTGGCCATGTTAAAAGAGCAGGGGATTAACAAAAAAGACCTTTCCCGTGAAGAATTTTTAAAATATGCCTGGGAGTGGAAAGAAAAATACGGTGGTATTATTTTAGAGCAGTTAAAGAAATTAGGTGCAAGTTGCGATTGGGACCGTACCCGCTTTACGATGGAAGAAGATCTTTCTGAAGCGGTTATTGATTCGTTTATCCATTTATACAAAAAAGGATGGATTTATCGTGGTATCCGCATGGTAAACTGGGATCCGGCTGGTAAAACGGCTGTATCTGATGAAGAGGTTATCCGTAAGGAAGTAAACCAAAAATTATATTACATTAAATACCTGATTTCGGGAACCGAAGATCAGTTTTTAACGATTGCGACTACGCGTCCTGAAACGATTATGGCCGATGCAGCAATCTGTATCAACCCGAATGACGAACGTTTTATGCACTTAAAGGGCAAAAAAGTTTTTGTGCCTTTGGTTAATCACGAAATCCCGGTTATTGAAGATGAGTATGTCGATATCGAATTCGGTACAGGCTGCTTAAAAGTTACACCAGCGCACGATTTAAACGATTATGAACTGGGTGTTAAACATAATTTACCAGTTACCGATATCTTAAACGACGATGGAACTTTAAATGAATTAGCCGTTATTTTAGTGGGCGAAGACAGGTTTGTTGCCCGTAAGAAAATCGCCAAAATGCTGGAAGAGGCTGGTCATTTAGAGAAAGTGGAAGATTATAAATCGCAGGTTGGTTTTTCTGAACGTACTGATGCCGCTATCGAACCAAAACTTTCGATGCAATGGTTTGTGAAGATGAAAGAAATGGCACAACCAGCTTTGGATGATGTATTGAATGGTGAAGTAAACCTGATCCCAAATAAATTTGAAAATACATACCGCCACTGGATGGAAAATGTCCGCGATTGGAACATTAGTCGGCAGTTATGGTGGGGACAAAGAATTCCGGCCTGGTATGATGATAAAGGAAATTGGGTGGTTGCCAAAACCAAAGACGAAGCATTAGAAGAATTCTGGAAGAAAAAACACCTGGACGAAAGTTGTTCGGAAACGGAAAAAGCAGGATTCAAACATCAGTTAGAGCCATTTTTAAGGCAAGATGATGATGTGATGGATACCTGGTTTTCATCATGGTTATGGCCGATTTCGGTTTTCGATGGGTTTAAAAATCCTGAAAATAAAGACATCAATTATTATTATCCAACCAACGATCTGGTAACGGCTCCAGAGATTTTATTCTTCTGGGTGGCCCGTATGATTATGGCCGGACATGAGTTTATGGGTAAAAAACCATTTACCAATGTGTATTTAACAGGTATTGTACGGGATAAATTAGGCCGTAAAATGTCTAAATCGTTGGGTAATTCGCCTGATCCGATTGGGTTGATCGAAAAGTATGGTGCCGATGCGGTTCGTGTAGGGATGTTGATGTCATCGCCTGCAGGCAACGATTTAATGTTCGATGAAAGCTACTGCGAGCAGGGACGTAACTTTGCCAGCAAAATCTGGAATGCCTTCCGTTTAGTAAAGGGATGGGAAGTAGACGATAACCTCGCTAACCCGAATACCCAGGCCATTGCATGGTTCGAAAACCGGTTTAACGAAGCCCTGGTTGAAATTGAGGCTAACTTTAAGCAATACCGCCTGTCGGAAGCATTAATGATTACCTACAAGCTGGTTTGGGATGATTTCTGTGCATGGTATTTAGAAATGGTTAAACCTGCTTATCAGCAGCCGATAGACGCAGAGAGTTATAAAGCGACGATTGCATTCTTTGAAAATATCATCAAATTATTGCACCCGAACATGCCTTTCATTACCGAAGAGTTATGGCATGATGATTTATTTGCCGGTCGTGGAGAAATGGATTGCTGTATTGTGGCCGAATTCCCGAAAGGCGGAACATTTGATGAGAAACTGCTGAAAGATGCAGAGGTAATTAAAACCGTGGTAGCTGAAATTAGGAATGTAAGAAATCAGAAACAGATTTCGCCTAAGGAAGCGTTGCCGTTAAGCATCAAAATAAATTCTGATCTCGATTACGAGAAATGGTTAAACATTGTTTTCAAATTAGCCAATGTATCAGAAGCTGAAATTGTGAATGATAAAATTGTTGGTGCAACCGCTTTTATGGCTGGTAAAGACGAATTCTTTATTCCGTTAACCGAAAACGTTGATATAGAAGCAGAACGCGAACGCTTAAATGCCGATTTGATTTATTTACAAGGTTTCTTAAAATCAGTGGATGCTAAACTGAGCAACGAACGTTTTGTGCAAAACGCAAAGCCCGAAATTATTGCCAACGAACGCAATAAAAAGGCCGATGCTGAAGCAAAAATCAAAATTATTGAAGAAAGTTTAGCGGTTTTAGGATAA
- a CDS encoding DoxX family protein, translated as MTTKNFKIGYAILRVSMAIILLSHSVFGMFDGGINDFGNFYLNKIGFAPFGVAIAWVIKLSHVVCALLLVMNKYIRLACFATIFVLTMGIIMVHFKEGWFVVGGGRNGIEYNFVLISVLIAILFFNTPDQNKAAG; from the coding sequence ATGACTACAAAAAATTTCAAAATTGGTTATGCTATCTTACGCGTGTCAATGGCCATCATTTTATTATCTCACAGTGTGTTTGGGATGTTTGATGGCGGCATTAATGATTTCGGAAATTTTTATTTAAATAAAATTGGTTTTGCGCCGTTTGGAGTAGCAATTGCCTGGGTAATTAAACTTTCACATGTAGTTTGTGCGCTATTACTAGTGATGAACAAATATATCCGGCTGGCATGTTTTGCAACAATATTCGTATTGACTATGGGAATAATCATGGTTCACTTTAAAGAAGGTTGGTTTGTGGTGGGCGGTGGAAGAAATGGCATAGAGTATAATTTTGTACTGATAAGTGTACTTATTGCAATTTTGTTTTTTAATACTCCTGATCAAAATAAAGCAGCAGGCTAA
- a CDS encoding restriction endonuclease: MSKPVPYPILNDDEPVKQFNELDASLTYSYANYLNWLFPERVELIKGKIFKMSPAPSRMHQEVSINLLKPLINFLSDKPCKVYSAPFDVRFPKASKADKDVFTVLQPDICVVCDKSKLDAHGCIGAPDLVIEILSPGNTKMELLNKYRVYEEFGVKEYWVVSQSDQNILIYTLNEEGKFQPSKIFTLSEKIRSSVLPGFELALDDVFDDLD; this comes from the coding sequence ATGTCTAAACCTGTTCCATATCCGATTTTAAACGATGATGAACCCGTTAAGCAGTTCAATGAACTTGATGCATCATTAACATATAGCTATGCCAATTATTTAAACTGGCTTTTCCCTGAAAGGGTAGAACTGATTAAAGGTAAAATCTTTAAGATGAGCCCTGCGCCATCAAGGATGCATCAAGAGGTATCTATCAATTTATTAAAGCCATTAATCAATTTTTTGAGCGATAAACCATGCAAAGTTTATTCCGCTCCGTTCGATGTTCGCTTTCCAAAAGCTAGTAAAGCTGATAAGGATGTTTTTACTGTCCTACAACCCGATATTTGTGTTGTTTGTGATAAAAGTAAATTGGATGCCCACGGCTGTATTGGTGCGCCTGATCTGGTGATTGAAATTTTATCTCCAGGTAATACCAAAATGGAACTGCTTAATAAATACCGTGTTTACGAAGAATTTGGTGTTAAAGAATATTGGGTGGTGAGCCAAAGCGACCAGAATATTTTAATTTATACCTTAAACGAGGAAGGTAAATTCCAGCCTTCTAAAATATTTACCCTTAGCGAAAAAATTAGATCATCGGTATTGCCAGGTTTCGAATTGGCCTTGGATGATGTTTTTGATGATCTGGATTAG
- a CDS encoding restriction endonuclease, whose amino-acid sequence MSKPIPYPILDDEPVTQFNELDASLTYSYANYLNWLFPERVELIKGKIFKMSPAPSRVHQEVAGSIFLNLGVFLKDKPCKVYSAPFDVRFPKKSKADKDVFTVLQPDICVVCDKNKLDARGCIGAPDLVVEVLSPGNTKMELLNKYRVYEEFGVKEYWVVSQSDQNILIYTLNDEGKFQPSKIFTLSEKITSSVLQGFELALDDVFEDL is encoded by the coding sequence ATGTCTAAACCTATTCCATATCCAATATTAGATGATGAGCCCGTTACGCAATTTAATGAGCTTGATGCATCATTAACATATAGCTATGCAAATTATTTAAACTGGCTTTTTCCTGAAAGGGTAGAACTGATTAAAGGTAAAATCTTTAAAATGAGTCCTGCGCCCTCAAGAGTTCATCAGGAAGTGGCCGGCAGCATTTTTTTGAATTTAGGTGTTTTTCTAAAAGATAAACCTTGCAAAGTTTATTCTGCTCCTTTTGATGTTCGTTTCCCTAAAAAAAGCAAAGCTGATAAAGATGTTTTTACTGTCCTACAACCCGATATTTGTGTTGTCTGTGATAAAAATAAGTTGGATGCCCGCGGTTGTATCGGCGCGCCTGATCTTGTTGTCGAGGTTTTATCTCCAGGAAATACCAAAATGGAACTGCTTAATAAATACCGTGTTTACGAAGAATTTGGTGTTAAAGAATATTGGGTGGTGAGCCAAAGCGACCAGAATATTTTAATTTATACCTTAAACGATGAAGGTAAATTCCAGCCTTCTAAAATATTTACCCTTAGCGAAAAAATTACATCATCGGTATTACAAGGTTTCGAATTGGCCCTGGATGATGTTTTTGAGGATTTGTAA
- a CDS encoding cadmium-translocating P-type ATPase has protein sequence MSHSHDKEDSCCSTKVHAEPKHNHDNAHEEGDDHDHDHGGDPSAFQTYLPAIVTLLMLLIGIAFDNLFTVPAFQIIRPYWYIVAYLPVGIPVLREVWETFKAKDFFTEFSLMSIATIGAFAIGEYPEGVTVMLFYTIGELFQMAAVNRAKRNIKALLDVRADIAHVFRNGKYEDINPEKVEIGETIQVKAGEKIPLDGELISEKSSFNTAALTGESKPRTINKGESILAGMLNLDKVIEVKVTKAFADSALSRILEMVQNATTRKAKTELFIRKFAKIYTPIVFFLALALVTIPILVLGSEYHFQTWLYRSLVFLVISCPCALVISIPLGYFGGIGAASANGILFKGSNFLDLITKLNTVVMDKTGTLTKGVFNVQKVESSIDETEFLNLLTAVEAKSTHPIAKAIVAYAGQKEIHPAENIEEIAGMGLSGLVNGKAVLAGNTKLLAKFNIEFDAAINDIEESIVVVAADQKYIGYVLIADEIKEDAAAAIKQLHENGIKQVVMLSGDKTSIVKKVATSLGIDTYFGDLMPEDKVAKLEEIKSDKSKVVAFVGDGINDTPVLAISDIGIAMGAMGSDAAIETADVVIQTDQPSKIATAVKIGKATKNVVIQNIALAFAVKALVLILGAGGIATMWEAVFADVGVALLAILNAVRIQKMKF, from the coding sequence ATGAGCCATTCCCACGATAAAGAAGATAGCTGTTGCAGCACTAAAGTACATGCTGAACCAAAACATAACCACGATAATGCACATGAAGAAGGTGATGACCACGATCACGACCATGGCGGAGATCCATCAGCTTTTCAAACTTATCTACCAGCCATTGTAACATTGCTTATGTTGCTGATCGGAATTGCATTTGATAATCTTTTTACGGTGCCTGCATTTCAGATCATCCGGCCATATTGGTATATCGTAGCTTATTTACCTGTTGGGATTCCGGTTTTACGCGAGGTTTGGGAAACTTTTAAAGCCAAAGATTTCTTTACCGAATTCTCTTTAATGTCTATCGCTACTATTGGTGCTTTTGCCATTGGCGAATATCCGGAAGGGGTAACGGTGATGCTTTTTTATACCATTGGCGAGTTGTTTCAAATGGCAGCGGTAAATCGTGCGAAAAGGAATATTAAAGCTTTGCTTGATGTTCGCGCAGATATAGCACATGTATTCCGCAACGGAAAATACGAAGATATTAATCCCGAAAAGGTAGAAATTGGCGAAACTATACAAGTAAAAGCAGGGGAAAAAATTCCTTTAGACGGGGAACTGATCAGCGAAAAAAGCAGTTTTAACACGGCTGCTTTAACAGGCGAAAGTAAACCACGTACCATTAATAAAGGTGAATCGATTTTAGCGGGGATGCTTAACCTGGATAAAGTAATTGAAGTAAAAGTAACCAAAGCTTTTGCCGATAGTGCCTTGTCGCGGATTTTAGAAATGGTTCAAAATGCTACTACGCGTAAAGCTAAAACCGAACTCTTTATCCGCAAGTTTGCGAAAATATATACACCAATTGTTTTCTTTTTAGCCCTCGCGTTGGTTACTATTCCAATTTTGGTTTTAGGAAGCGAATATCATTTCCAAACCTGGTTGTATCGTTCGCTGGTTTTCCTGGTGATATCTTGCCCCTGTGCGCTGGTCATTTCTATCCCTTTAGGTTATTTTGGAGGAATTGGTGCGGCATCAGCAAATGGTATTCTTTTTAAAGGCTCTAATTTCCTCGATTTAATTACTAAACTCAACACTGTTGTAATGGACAAAACAGGAACCTTAACAAAGGGCGTTTTTAATGTTCAGAAAGTAGAAAGTAGTATTGATGAAACAGAATTTTTAAACCTATTAACCGCTGTTGAAGCCAAATCAACCCACCCAATTGCTAAGGCTATTGTAGCATATGCAGGCCAGAAAGAAATTCATCCTGCAGAAAACATTGAGGAAATTGCCGGAATGGGTTTAAGCGGATTGGTCAATGGTAAAGCGGTTTTGGCTGGCAACACTAAACTATTAGCGAAATTTAATATTGAATTTGATGCTGCTATAAACGATATCGAAGAAAGCATTGTAGTGGTTGCTGCTGACCAGAAATATATCGGCTATGTGCTGATTGCCGATGAAATAAAAGAAGATGCTGCAGCAGCCATTAAACAACTTCATGAGAACGGAATAAAACAGGTTGTGATGTTGAGTGGTGACAAAACCTCCATTGTTAAAAAAGTGGCAACAAGTTTAGGTATTGATACTTACTTTGGCGATTTAATGCCTGAAGATAAAGTAGCTAAGCTTGAAGAAATTAAAAGCGACAAAAGTAAAGTAGTGGCCTTTGTTGGCGATGGAATTAATGATACACCTGTACTGGCCATCAGCGATATTGGTATTGCCATGGGCGCAATGGGTAGCGACGCTGCTATTGAAACAGCAGATGTAGTTATTCAAACTGATCAACCTTCTAAAATTGCAACTGCTGTGAAAATAGGTAAGGCAACTAAAAATGTGGTGATCCAGAATATCGCATTGGCATTTGCGGTAAAAGCGCTGGTTTTGATTTTAGGTGCAGGCGGTATTGCCACCATGTGGGAAGCCGTTTTTGCAGATGTTGGTGTGGCACTTTTAGCTATCTTAAATGCCGTAAGAATTCAGAAGATGAAATTCTAG
- a CDS encoding peptidase M13, with the protein MKYQNLKRYFAALGIVAAGFSANAQTKKFIDPANMDLSVKPGDDFYTYASGNWIKNNPVPAKETRWGSFNELRDFNINAVKSLVEDAAADQSAPAGSVKRRVGDFYTAAMDSATIEKLGYTPIKADLQKIKQIKNIQGVLDQVAYMRTNGLGGGMFGLGVGQDRKNVNKYMVNIGQGGTTLPDRDYYLKDDTRSVKIREAYNTYMVTLFTLTGSTPEEAKQKAATVYAIEKQFAEAQMSRLEMRDPYATYNKLTVAELNKKTPDINWTTYLPKFKIKNQDTVLVSSPKFMVSLDGMLKSVPVADWQTYLEWNILKGSASSLSSPFVKASFAFTQAQTGQKVQTPRWQRMSSLTDGTIGELLGQLYVAKYFKPEAKERMNQMIVNLRKAFEIRINGLEWMSPETKQKALAKLHAFTPKVGYPEKWKNYDGLAINKDTYFQNLRNASVWGYNEMVDQLGKPVDRKRFGMTPPTVNAYYSPTLNEIVFPAGILQFPFFDPNADDAVNYGGIGAVIGHEMSHGFDDSGSQYDAAGNLKNWWTAEDKAKFDAKTKALGEQFDAYTVLDTVHVIGKLTMGENIGDLGGLNAAYTAFKMTKQGQSNEKIDGFTPDQRFFLAWAQVWRGNILPESAAQLIKTDPHSPGPYRTIGAPVNMDAWYNAFDVKPGDKLYKKPEDRIRMW; encoded by the coding sequence ATGAAATACCAAAATTTGAAAAGATATTTTGCGGCACTGGGTATAGTCGCTGCTGGCTTTTCTGCAAATGCACAAACCAAAAAATTTATCGACCCTGCTAACATGGATCTTTCCGTTAAGCCAGGCGACGATTTCTACACCTACGCAAGTGGCAACTGGATAAAAAACAATCCTGTTCCTGCCAAAGAAACCCGCTGGGGTTCATTTAACGAATTGCGCGATTTCAACATCAATGCCGTAAAGTCTTTAGTTGAAGATGCAGCTGCTGATCAATCTGCTCCTGCAGGCTCCGTTAAACGTAGAGTTGGGGATTTTTATACGGCTGCCATGGATAGTGCAACCATCGAAAAACTGGGCTATACGCCAATAAAAGCCGATTTACAAAAAATTAAACAGATTAAAAACATTCAGGGTGTGCTGGATCAGGTAGCTTACATGCGAACCAATGGTTTAGGCGGTGGAATGTTCGGCCTGGGCGTTGGGCAGGACCGCAAGAATGTAAACAAATACATGGTGAATATCGGTCAGGGCGGCACAACGCTTCCCGACCGCGATTATTATCTGAAGGACGATACACGCAGTGTTAAAATCCGCGAGGCTTACAACACGTACATGGTTACTTTGTTTACTTTAACAGGAAGTACTCCTGAAGAAGCAAAACAAAAAGCGGCAACCGTTTATGCCATTGAAAAGCAATTTGCTGAGGCGCAGATGAGCCGTTTAGAAATGCGTGATCCTTACGCTACCTATAACAAGCTTACTGTTGCGGAATTAAATAAAAAAACACCAGACATTAACTGGACAACTTATTTGCCTAAATTCAAAATCAAAAATCAGGATACCGTTCTGGTTTCTTCGCCTAAATTTATGGTGAGTCTGGATGGAATGTTGAAATCGGTTCCGGTTGCAGATTGGCAAACTTATTTAGAATGGAACATTTTAAAAGGTTCTGCTTCCAGTTTAAGTTCTCCGTTTGTTAAGGCAAGTTTCGCTTTTACACAGGCACAAACCGGTCAGAAAGTACAGACACCACGTTGGCAACGGATGTCATCTTTAACCGATGGCACTATTGGCGAATTATTAGGTCAGCTTTACGTAGCCAAGTATTTTAAACCAGAAGCTAAAGAACGCATGAACCAGATGATTGTGAACTTGCGTAAAGCATTCGAAATCAGAATTAATGGTTTAGAGTGGATGAGCCCTGAAACCAAGCAAAAAGCATTAGCTAAACTACATGCATTTACGCCAAAAGTAGGTTATCCGGAAAAATGGAAAAACTACGATGGTTTAGCAATTAATAAAGATACTTATTTCCAAAACTTACGTAATGCTAGCGTTTGGGGCTATAACGAAATGGTTGATCAGTTAGGTAAACCCGTTGACCGCAAACGTTTTGGCATGACACCTCCAACCGTTAATGCTTACTACAGCCCTACTTTGAACGAAATTGTTTTCCCTGCCGGTATTTTGCAATTCCCTTTCTTCGATCCAAATGCTGATGATGCTGTTAATTACGGTGGTATCGGTGCGGTAATTGGTCACGAAATGAGCCATGGTTTTGATGATAGCGGAAGCCAGTACGATGCTGCCGGTAACTTAAAAAACTGGTGGACAGCTGAAGACAAAGCAAAATTTGATGCTAAAACCAAAGCTTTGGGTGAGCAGTTTGACGCTTATACCGTTTTAGATACGGTTCATGTAATCGGCAAATTAACCATGGGCGAAAACATTGGCGATTTAGGTGGCTTAAATGCAGCTTACACTGCTTTTAAAATGACTAAACAAGGTCAAAGTAATGAGAAAATTGATGGTTTTACGCCAGATCAGCGTTTCTTCCTGGCTTGGGCACAGGTATGGAGAGGTAATATTTTACCAGAAAGTGCTGCTCAGTTAATTAAAACCGATCCACACTCTCCTGGCCCATACCGTACCATTGGTGCTCCTGTAAATATGGATGCATGGTACAATGCTTTTGATGTTAAACCTGGCGATAAATTATATAAAAAACCAGAAGACAGAATTAGAATGTGGTAG
- a CDS encoding tRNA (5-methylaminomethyl-2-thiouridylate)-methyltransferase — protein MNIITPTADGSNTLYNETIGEHYHSKHGALQESKHVFIDAGLKFASADQGEISILEVGFGTGLNFILSFEYCAVNSLHLNYTSIEAFPLTTAVIEQTGYAAYVPETIWTDFISNYPEALKAPQKLTSLCTLEIPHTTLAEYQSDQKFDLIYYDAFSVQHQPEMWSDEIIAHACSFLKPGGTFVTYAITGKLKRAVKACGFTIEKLPGAPGKREMLRATKAEG, from the coding sequence ATGAATATTATAACGCCTACTGCTGATGGCTCGAATACACTCTACAATGAAACTATAGGCGAACACTACCACAGTAAACATGGCGCATTGCAAGAAAGCAAACATGTATTTATTGATGCAGGATTAAAATTTGCTTCCGCCGATCAGGGTGAAATCTCCATTTTGGAAGTTGGCTTTGGCACCGGACTCAATTTTATTTTAAGTTTCGAATATTGTGCAGTAAATAGTCTTCATCTTAATTATACCAGCATTGAGGCCTTTCCACTTACCACAGCAGTAATTGAGCAAACTGGTTATGCAGCATATGTGCCCGAGACAATATGGACCGATTTTATTTCAAATTATCCTGAGGCGTTAAAAGCCCCTCAAAAATTAACTTCGCTTTGCACCTTAGAAATTCCGCACACTACCCTGGCCGAATACCAGAGCGACCAAAAATTTGACCTGATTTATTATGATGCCTTTTCTGTACAACACCAGCCCGAAATGTGGAGTGATGAAATTATTGCTCATGCCTGCAGTTTCTTAAAACCCGGCGGAACTTTTGTTACCTATGCAATTACCGGAAAATTGAAAAGAGCCGTTAAGGCCTGCGGATTTACCATCGAAAAATTACCCGGTGCTCCTGGAAAAAGAGAAATGCTGAGAGCAACTAAGGCAGAGGGTTAA
- a CDS encoding alcohol dehydrogenase has translation MEKRILGKTDLNIAPIVFGGNVFGWTVDEQKSFEILNQFVESGFNFIDTADVYSRWVPGNKGGESETIIGKWLKKHNKRHDIIIATKVGADMGQGKSLKKDYIINEVEHSLSRLQTDYVDLYFSHYDDENTSVEETLSAYETLIKAGKVRWIGASNFSADRLKESLIYATQHSLPRYEVYQPGYNLYDRENFEQEHEKICLDYGLGVVSYYSLASGFLTGKYRSENDLNKSQRGGGIKKFLNERGFKILTALDELAEKHHVEPASVALAWLIHHPSVTAPIASVTDLSQLKSFIEAANLKLSTEDISLLDKASSY, from the coding sequence ATGGAAAAAAGAATTTTAGGAAAAACCGATTTAAATATTGCACCCATCGTATTTGGAGGAAATGTATTTGGCTGGACGGTTGATGAGCAAAAATCGTTCGAGATATTAAACCAATTTGTAGAAAGTGGCTTCAATTTTATCGATACGGCCGATGTGTATTCGCGTTGGGTACCTGGCAATAAAGGTGGCGAATCGGAAACGATTATTGGCAAATGGCTTAAGAAACATAACAAACGCCACGACATTATTATCGCCACCAAGGTGGGCGCTGATATGGGCCAGGGCAAATCGTTAAAGAAAGATTACATCATAAACGAAGTAGAACATTCTTTATCACGCCTGCAAACAGATTATGTCGATCTCTATTTTTCCCATTACGATGACGAAAATACGTCAGTTGAAGAAACCTTAAGTGCTTACGAAACTTTAATCAAAGCCGGTAAAGTCCGCTGGATTGGTGCATCAAACTTTTCTGCTGATCGGTTAAAAGAATCTTTGATTTACGCTACCCAACATAGCCTGCCGCGTTACGAAGTTTACCAACCCGGATACAATCTTTACGACAGAGAAAACTTTGAGCAGGAACACGAAAAAATCTGTCTGGATTATGGCTTAGGTGTGGTGAGCTATTATTCGTTGGCCAGTGGTTTCCTAACCGGAAAATACCGTAGCGAAAATGATCTGAATAAAAGCCAGCGTGGTGGTGGCATTAAAAAATTCCTGAACGAACGGGGTTTTAAAATTTTAACAGCGTTAGATGAGCTTGCTGAGAAGCACCATGTTGAGCCAGCTTCGGTAGCGCTGGCCTGGTTAATTCATCACCCATCAGTCACCGCACCAATCGCAAGTGTTACCGATTTAAGTCAGTTAAAATCGTTTATTGAAGCAGCAAATTTAAAATTATCAACTGAAGATATTTCCCTTTTAGATAAAGCGAGCAGCTATTAA